A stretch of DNA from Geminocystis sp. M7585_C2015_104:
AATGGCGGCAGCGGCTCTATTAGGCGCGCCTTTGAGTTACAGAGATGATGTGTTTAGTGTGATTCCAGCTACCTTACACAGAGAGATTATAGTAGACAGGCTAAGCAGGTGTGATGGGGCAGCTATTATCAAACTAGGCAGACACTTTCCCAAGGTTAGAGAGATTTTAAGGCAATTAGGACTGATAGACAGGGCATTGTACATCGAGAGGGCTACTTGGGTCAATCAGAGGGTAATCCCCATTGAAGAAGTGCAATTGTCTGACATTACCTACTGGTCATTGATTTTAATTCCTAGTAAAAGTTATGGAAAAACTAGCCATTGTCACCTTGAATGAGAGGGGGTTACAGACAGCCGGGAGAATAAAGAGGGGGATAGGGGATGCCTTGATTTACGGATTAGCCAGTGGGTGTCAGGAGGCGGATGTATTATACGAGGATTTTAGCCAGTTAGTGAGGGAGTTATTTAGCCAGGGGGTGGGTATTATCGGCATTTGCACCACTGACATTTTAATTCGGGCTGTGACGCCATTGTTGCATGACAATTGGCAAGAGTCTCCTGTTATTGCCGTGGGGGAGGATGGAGGGGTGATAGTGCCCCTACTAGGTAAAATGGAGACTGTCAAGGGCATAGCCAGACAAATAGGGGAGGTGTTAAGGGGGATGGCGGCGAAACCTACCAGTGGCGAAACCTGGCTTGGGAGGGGGAGGGGTAATGTGGATGAGGTAGAGGGAAACAGGGGAAAGGTAACTCTTGTGGGTATTGGGCCTGGTAGTACTGCACTACTTACACCACAAGCCCTACAAGCTTTATTATCTGCCACTGACTGGGTGGGGTATAACAGATACCTAGACTTAGTAGAATACCTGCGAAAACCAGAGACAGTCTGTCATGCCTCCGACAACCGACAGGAGTTAGAAAGGGCAAAAATGGCGTTGCAGTTGGCAGAAAAAGGCAAAAGGGTGGCCCTTATTTCGGGGGGGGATGTAGGGATTTATGGCATGGCGGCGACGCTATTTGAGGTGATAGAGAAAAATCCCGGCAAGTGGGAGGGGGTGGATATTGAAATCGCCTCAGGTATATCTGCCATGCAGGTTGCAGCTGCTTTAACAGGCGCACCCCTCGGGCATGATTTTTGTGTCATTTCCCTTTCTAATCTCCTTAAACCCTGGGATATAATTGCCCAAAGGATTGAGTTGGCTGCCAGAGGGGATTTTGTCATTGTCTTTTACAATCCGGTGTCTAAACAGAGGAGGTGGCAGTTAGACAAAGCCAAGGAGATTCTGTTAAAATGGCGTCTGCCTTACACTCCTGTTATTTTGGGGCACAATTTGACAAGGGAGGGGGAGAAGATAGAGATTATCAAACTAATAGACTTGAATGGTCAGGCTGCAGACATGAACACGACAATCATAGTAGGTTCTAGTCAGACTAGAATTGTAAGGCGGGGGGGTAAACAATGGGTGTATACGCCACGTCAATACCCAGGGGTTTAGAGGAAATTAAGTAGCCAGTCAATGGCGGCATCTACAGTAAACACCCTATTAGCCGGGGGGAAAGTGGGGCGTTTAATCATGACTACTGGTAGGGATAACTGTCTAGCTGCAACGATTTTGGCATAGGTAGCGTCACCCCCACTATTCTTGCTGACAATTACCTGTATCTGGTAGCGTTTTAACAATTCTATCTCCTCCTGGAGAGAAAAAGGGCCCCTTGCCAATATAATCTCCCCTGGGGGTATTGGGGGGGAGGGAGACTCAATCATCCGCATTAAAAACCATAACTGCCGTAAATGAGCATATTTACTTAGTTCCTGACGGCCAATGGTGAGGAATATTCTGTTACCCAATTCAGGGAGTATATCAGCCGCCTGTTGATGACTTTTTACCTCTATCCAATTATCCCCCTCTTGTTTTTCCCAAGGAAGACGCACTAATTGGAGATGGGGAATACCGACAGTGTTAGCAGCAGTATAGGCATTGAAGGAGATGTTAGCCGCAAAGGGGTGGGTGGCATCAATCAACAAGTCAATAGCCTCCCGTCGAATATACCCCACCAAACCCTCCACACCACCAAAACCGCCGACACGGGAAGCCTCCACCCGGGGTTTACTGACACTGCCAGCCAAGGAGAATATTACTTCTAGTTGGGGATACTGACGTAACCGCCGCTGTAATTCTATCGCTTCGCTGCTGCCTCCCAACAGTAATAGCTTTTTCCTTCTCATTCTCCGGGTATATGGGGGAAGACTGTTGACTTTCCCCCTAGATACACACTAAAATACCTGTTCTACTTCTGCAATTTCTGGTATACACTCCCGCAAACGACGCTCAATCCCCAATTTTAGGGTCATAGTGGAACTGGGGCAAGCGCCGCATGCCCCTTGTAGTCTCAATTTTACCACGGGGCCATCTATTTCCACCAGTTCCACGTTACCACCGTCAGCCATTAGATAGGGACGTAATTCATTCAAAACTTGTTCTACATTCTCTCTAGTAAGTGCTAATGCCATATCCTTTCCTATTTCTGCTACTCACCCTTATCTGACTATCATAACCAAAAATTCTCCTTCCATAGGCCTACCACCTTTCTGATAAAATCTTAAAGAATATTAAAGATATGTAAACAAAATTAATAATTGTATGAAAATACTAGTAGTAGGGGCGACAGGCACATTAGGCAGACAAGTAGTACGTCAGGCAATCGAACAAGAGTATCCCGTGCGTTGTCTAGTAAGAAGCAAAGGCAAGGCAACCTTCCTCAAGGAATGGGGTGCAGAATTAGTTACAGGAAATCTCTGTAAACCGGAAACCCTACCCCCAGCCTTGGAGGGGATAGACGTAGTAGTAGATGCTGCTACAGCTAGACCTACAGATTCTTTGTCCATCAAACAAGTAGACTGGGATGGCAAGGTGAGTCTAATCCAAGCCTGTGTCAAAGCCAATATCAAACGCTATATCTTCTTTTCTATCCTTAATGCCCAAGAGTTTGAAGATGTACCCCTGATGAATATTAAACACTGCACTGAGTTGTTTTTGCAGGACTGTGGACTAGATTATACCATTTTCCGACTAGCAGGCTTTATGCAGGGTTTAATTGGACAATATGCTATTCCCATTCTAGACCAACAGCCAGTGTGGGTGAGTGGGGAGAATACCCCTATTGGTTATATTAACACTCAGGATGTGGCCAAATTCGTCATTCGTGCTATCTCTTTACCGGAAACTGCTAATCATACCTATCCCCTCGTAGGACCTCGGGCATGGACCGCTGATGAGATAATTAGTCTATGTGAAAAACTGTCTGGCAAAAAAGCTAAAATCTCCCGTATACCTCTAGGATTTTTGCGATGGCTGCGCAATTTTACTCGTTGGTTCAAGTGGACTCTAAATGCCTCTGATAGACTCGCTTTTGCCTCCGTTTTGGCTAGTGGTAAACCCCTTTTTGCCTCCATGGAAGAAGTCTATGAAACCTTCAAAATTCCCCCTGAGGAGATGACCACTTTGGAATCTTACTTGCAAGAGTATTTTGAGCGCATTATGAAGAGACTCAAGGAAATAGAATATGAAAAAAATAAAGGGAAAAAACGCAAAAAAAACAGTTTCTTTAAGTAGACATTTCCGGTTAATTTTCCCATTTAAACCCAGATAATAAACGAAGAAAAAAGTGCTATAATAGTCCCAGGCCTCAGAGGGAATCTGGCTGAATAATAATTAGCGAAAACCAATCGCATTTATTATTTGAAATCTATAAAGAAGTTGCAGTAGAGGGCTTAGACTGTGATACAGCAAAGCCCCTATATAAAAAAAAGAGGAGACTATGACTGTTACACAAAATAAAACCCTTGCCGAGGAAGTACGTCAGGATTTCCCCATCCTCCAACAAAAAATCCACGATAAACCCCTGATATACTTCGATAATGCCGCCACCTCCCAAAAACCCCGACAGGTGATAGAAACCCTGCGACAATACTATGAAAATGATAATGCCAATGTTCACCGGGGCGCCCATACACTAAGTTCCAGGGCAACTACAGCCTATGAAGCGGCAAGAGACAAGGTGGCTAAATTTATCAATGCTAAAAGCCGCAATGAGATAGTATTCACCCGTAACGCCACAGAAGCCATCAACTTGGTAGCCTACAGCTGGGGATTGAACAACCTGAGGGAGGGAGATGAAATTATCCTATCAGTAATGGAACACCACAGTAACATCGTCCCCTGGCAAATCATAGCCGCTAAAACCAAAGCTGTCTTGAAATATGTGCGTATAACAGAAGACCACCAGTTCGATTTCGAACACTACACATCTCTCCTCTCGGAAAAAACCAAGTTGGTGACGGTAGTACATGTATCCAACATGCTAGGTTGTATTAACCCCGTAGAGGATATTATCAAAACTGCCCATCAAAAGGGCATCCCCGTATTAATAGACGCCTGTCAAAGTATACCCCACATGCCCGTAGATGTCCAGAAAATGGACTGTGATTGGCTCGTAGCCTCAGGGCACAAGATGTGTGCTACAACCGGCATTGGCTTTTTATACGGCAAGGAGGAATTGTTACAACAAATGCCCCCCTTCCTCGGCGGGGGTGAGATGATAGCCGAAGTACATTTTGACTATTTTACCTGCGGGGAATTGCCACACAAATTCGAGGCTGGCACTCCTGCTATCGGTGAGGCCATCGCACTTGGTGCTGCAGTTGATTACCTAAGTAACATAGGGATGTCCCGCATCCACCAGTATGAAAAACAACTAGGTAGCTATCTGTATGAACAGTTACAGAATATACCCGGGATTACTATCTATGGTAGCAAACCACCCCAACGGGCAGCACTAGTGTCCTTCAATATAGAGGGAATCCATGGCAGTGATTTGGCCACTATGTTAGACTATGAGGGGGTTGCCATTCGTTCAGGTCATCATTGCACCCAACCGTTACACCGTTATTTGAACATATCCGCCAGCGCCAGGGCAAGTCTTTATTTCTATAACACCTTTGCCGAGATTGACGCTTTTATCGCCATCCTCAAAGACACTATTGAATTCTTCCAACAATCAGAGGGCAGTCTAGAATAGAAGTGTTTTGTTGTCAACAGGCAGGAGAGAGAAAATGGTTACTTCTACAACAGCCAATGACATATCATCCCTAGTAGCTGGCCAGAGGGGTTATTTTGCCAAGGGGGAAACAAAGGATATAGACTTCCGCCTGAAACAGCTAAGCAAACTAAAAGAGGCTATTGCCAGTCGACAAGACAAGATATTACAAGCATTAAAGGCAGACTTAGGCAAACCCACCCTAGAAGCCTGTTTCGAGTTGGCAGTGTTAAGGGATATCAGCTATGCCCAAAAAAATCTGAGAAAATGGGTAAAACCACAACGGGTGAATACAGGGATAGAGTTATTCCCCTCTGAAGGTAGAATATGTCCTGAACCATTAGGAGTGGTATTAATCATAGGGCCATGGAATTATCCTTTTTCCCTTATGATTTCCCCCTTGATTGGGGCTATGGCCGCCGGCAACTGTGTTATTTTAAAACCATCGGAATATGCCCCAAATACCTCCAAAGTCTTGACAGAATTAATCACAGACACCTTCCCTCCAGAATATATTGCCATCAAGGAGGGGGGAGTGGAAGTAGCACAAGAACTACTCAAATGTAAATTTGACCACATCTTCTTCACCGGTGGCTGCCGGGTGGGTAAAATAGTCATGGAAGCCGCCGCCAAACAACTTACACCCGTCACCCTAGAATTGGGCGGCAAAAGCCCCTGTATAGTGGATAATGAAATACAACTGCTGGAAACGGCTAAACGAATCACCTGGGGTAAGTTCATCAATGCCGGCCAGACTTGTATTGCGCCTGATTACATACTAGCCCACAAGGACATCAAATCTCAACTAATAGAAGCCATCAAACAATGTATCCGCGATTTTTACGGGGAAAACCCGGCTCTATCACCAGACTATGCTAGAATTGTTAACTATAGACAATGGGAACGTCTAGTGGCACTCCTGGCCGATGGGAAAATTATAACAGGCGGTCAGTATCATAGGGAAGACAGATACATCGCCCCCACTATCCTCGACGAAGTCTCCCCCCACTCGCCAATAATGCAAGAGGAGATATTTGGCCCTATTCTCCCCATTCTCCCCTATGATAACCTAGAAGAAGCAATAGAATTTGTCAATAGTAGACCCAAACCCCTCGCCCTATATTTCTTCTCCAAAAACAAGCAAAAACAAGAAAAAATCCTGCGGGAAACCTCTTCGGGTGGCGTGTGTATCAACGAGACAATAATGCATGTGGGAGTCACAGAATTACCCTTTGGCGGTGTGGGCGACAGTGGCATTGGCAAATACCACGGCAAGGCTACCTTTGATACCTTCTCCCATTATAAAAGCGTTTTAATCCGCCCTTTTTGGGGGGATTTGAATTGGCGTTATCCCCCCTATAGTCAAAAAGCCTTACAACTATTCCGGAGAATGTTTGCCTGATAACCTAAATTCCCCCCGGCGGTGGCTAAAATGGAAGAGTTGAACACAGTATCATGGTGAATCCTCACACCCATGGAAATTTTGATAGTGGAAGACGAGTTGATAGCCGCCAACAGTCTTGCCATGGATTTAAAAAAGCTGGGGTTTGGGGTGGCGGGAATTGTCAACACTGGTAAAAAAGCCATCGCCTGGGTGGAAAAATCTCCACCCGATTTGATTCTAATGGATATAATGCTAAGGGGCAAGATGGATGGCATTGCCACCGCCGAAGCCATCTATTCCCGTCGCCAAATCCCCATTATCTACCTTACCGCCTACACTGACCATAATACCCTCACAAGAGCTCAATCTCTCCCAGTTTACGGCTATCTTGTCAAACCCCATAGACTAGAAGAATTGAAAACCACTATCTGCATGGCTTTGGCCAAGTTTCAACTTGATAAACAAATATATGAACAACTGTGCAAACAAAAAGAAGCTAACCAGATTAAAGGAGATGCCATAGTCACCGCCTTTCATGAGTTACGTAGTCACCTTACCTATATTCTTGGTTACATCGAGGTGATTAGAGACTATAGTGAGAAGCTATCCTCCGAACAAAAACAAAAATACTTTAAAATAGTAATCTCTGCTGTCAATGAAATAACAGATTTGCTGAATAAATTGTTGTTAGTCAGTCGGGCTGAAGAAGGGAAAATCCCCCTCTCTCCCACCAGTTTTGAGTTGGTTTCCCATCTTGAAAAATTAATCGCCTACCATCAAAATAAGACGGCTCGTCACAGGCTCATTCTATCAACAAACAAGCCAATATGCAAGGTGTTTTTAGACCAGCAAATGTTTGATAATATCGTACACAATCTGCTGTCTAACGCTATAAAATACTCTCCTAAGGGAGGAGAAATAAGGGTGAATGTAAGGGCATCGGAAGCCAAAAATCAAGTGCTTTTAGAAGTAAAAGATGAAGGCATTGGCATCCCAAAAAAGCAGCTGGAGAAAATCTTCTGCCCCTTTGTTAGGGGAGAAAATGTAGGTGACATAAAGGGCCATGGTTTGGGACTTTTTATCGTAAAAAAATCAGTGGATTTGCTTCAAGGCAGAATAGAAGTAGAAAGCGAGGGAAATAAGGGCACCACCTTCCGCTTATTCCTCCCCTGTCAACTACCCGTCACCTCCGCCACCCCCTCATCTTGACAAAGGTATCCAATTTCTGCCGATAATTAGGGATAAAAACAAAAGGAAAACGGTGGCATATAGAAATTAGTCATAGAGGGAGATATCCACATGAAAATTGCAATGCTATCCCCTATAGCTTGGCGCACCCCTCCAGTAAATTATGGCCCCTGGGAATTAGTGACTTCTCTCCTAACTGAAGAATTAGTAAAAAATGGCATAGACGTCACACTTTTTGCCACAGCTAACTCCATCACTTCTGCTAAACTACACGCCATATGCCCCCGAGGTTATGAAGAGGATAAAAACATAAATCCAAAAGTTTGGGAATGTCTACATATCTCAGAATGTTTTGAAAATGCAGACAAATTTGATCTAATCCATAACCATTTTGACTTCCTACCTCTCACCTATTCCAAACTGGTAAAAACCCCCGTTATTACTACCATTCATGGTTTTTCTTCCCCTCAAATAATTCCTGTTTATAAAAAATACAATAAACACGTCTATTATGTCTCTATTAGTAATGCGGATAGAAGTCCAGAATTAGACTACATTAGTACTATATATCACGGCATTGACCTGAATAAATTTACGTTTAATCCCCACCCCCAAGGAGACTACCTACTCTATTATGGCCGTATCCACCATGACAAGGGTACAAGAGAAGCCATCGAAATTGCCAAAGCCGTCAACAAACGTCTTCTCATCGCCGGTATCATCCAGGATGTGGATTATTTTAACCAACAGGTCAAACCTCATCTGAAAGAAGGACAAATTGATTACATTGGAGTTGTAGGCCCTGATAAACGAGATCAATTGCTGGGTAACGCTATTGTACTATTACATCCTATTAATTTTAGGGAGCCCTTTGGTTTGTCGGTAATTGAATCTATGGCTTGTGGCACACCAGTGGTAGCCTTTAATAAAGGGAGTATGCCAGAATTAATCACCGACGGGGAAAATGGATATCTAGTTGAGACTATTGAGGAGGCAATTGAAAGAGTTAAGCATATAGATAAAATTAATAGACTCTCCTGTCGTGGAACGGTAGAAGCG
This window harbors:
- a CDS encoding aldehyde dehydrogenase, with protein sequence MVTSTTANDISSLVAGQRGYFAKGETKDIDFRLKQLSKLKEAIASRQDKILQALKADLGKPTLEACFELAVLRDISYAQKNLRKWVKPQRVNTGIELFPSEGRICPEPLGVVLIIGPWNYPFSLMISPLIGAMAAGNCVILKPSEYAPNTSKVLTELITDTFPPEYIAIKEGGVEVAQELLKCKFDHIFFTGGCRVGKIVMEAAAKQLTPVTLELGGKSPCIVDNEIQLLETAKRITWGKFINAGQTCIAPDYILAHKDIKSQLIEAIKQCIRDFYGENPALSPDYARIVNYRQWERLVALLADGKIITGGQYHREDRYIAPTILDEVSPHSPIMQEEIFGPILPILPYDNLEEAIEFVNSRPKPLALYFFSKNKQKQEKILRETSSGGVCINETIMHVGVTELPFGGVGDSGIGKYHGKATFDTFSHYKSVLIRPFWGDLNWRYPPYSQKALQLFRRMFA
- the sufS gene encoding SufS family cysteine desulfurase produces the protein MTVTQNKTLAEEVRQDFPILQQKIHDKPLIYFDNAATSQKPRQVIETLRQYYENDNANVHRGAHTLSSRATTAYEAARDKVAKFINAKSRNEIVFTRNATEAINLVAYSWGLNNLREGDEIILSVMEHHSNIVPWQIIAAKTKAVLKYVRITEDHQFDFEHYTSLLSEKTKLVTVVHVSNMLGCINPVEDIIKTAHQKGIPVLIDACQSIPHMPVDVQKMDCDWLVASGHKMCATTGIGFLYGKEELLQQMPPFLGGGEMIAEVHFDYFTCGELPHKFEAGTPAIGEAIALGAAVDYLSNIGMSRIHQYEKQLGSYLYEQLQNIPGITIYGSKPPQRAALVSFNIEGIHGSDLATMLDYEGVAIRSGHHCTQPLHRYLNISASARASLYFYNTFAEIDAFIAILKDTIEFFQQSEGSLE
- a CDS encoding cobalt-precorrin-6A reductase, with protein sequence MRRKKLLLLGGSSEAIELQRRLRQYPQLEVIFSLAGSVSKPRVEASRVGGFGGVEGLVGYIRREAIDLLIDATHPFAANISFNAYTAANTVGIPHLQLVRLPWEKQEGDNWIEVKSHQQAADILPELGNRIFLTIGRQELSKYAHLRQLWFLMRMIESPSPPIPPGEIILARGPFSLQEEIELLKRYQIQVIVSKNSGGDATYAKIVAARQLSLPVVMIKRPTFPPANRVFTVDAAIDWLLNFL
- a CDS encoding SDR family oxidoreductase, with the protein product MKILVVGATGTLGRQVVRQAIEQEYPVRCLVRSKGKATFLKEWGAELVTGNLCKPETLPPALEGIDVVVDAATARPTDSLSIKQVDWDGKVSLIQACVKANIKRYIFFSILNAQEFEDVPLMNIKHCTELFLQDCGLDYTIFRLAGFMQGLIGQYAIPILDQQPVWVSGENTPIGYINTQDVAKFVIRAISLPETANHTYPLVGPRAWTADEIISLCEKLSGKKAKISRIPLGFLRWLRNFTRWFKWTLNASDRLAFASVLASGKPLFASMEEVYETFKIPPEEMTTLESYLQEYFERIMKRLKEIEYEKNKGKKRKKNSFFK
- the cobJ gene encoding precorrin-3B C(17)-methyltransferase, producing the protein MEKLAIVTLNERGLQTAGRIKRGIGDALIYGLASGCQEADVLYEDFSQLVRELFSQGVGIIGICTTDILIRAVTPLLHDNWQESPVIAVGEDGGVIVPLLGKMETVKGIARQIGEVLRGMAAKPTSGETWLGRGRGNVDEVEGNRGKVTLVGIGPGSTALLTPQALQALLSATDWVGYNRYLDLVEYLRKPETVCHASDNRQELERAKMALQLAEKGKRVALISGGDVGIYGMAATLFEVIEKNPGKWEGVDIEIASGISAMQVAAALTGAPLGHDFCVISLSNLLKPWDIIAQRIELAARGDFVIVFYNPVSKQRRWQLDKAKEILLKWRLPYTPVILGHNLTREGEKIEIIKLIDLNGQAADMNTTIIVGSSQTRIVRRGGKQWVYTPRQYPGV
- a CDS encoding NifU family protein is translated as MALALTRENVEQVLNELRPYLMADGGNVELVEIDGPVVKLRLQGACGACPSSTMTLKLGIERRLRECIPEIAEVEQVF
- a CDS encoding glycosyltransferase family 4 protein, translated to MKIAMLSPIAWRTPPVNYGPWELVTSLLTEELVKNGIDVTLFATANSITSAKLHAICPRGYEEDKNINPKVWECLHISECFENADKFDLIHNHFDFLPLTYSKLVKTPVITTIHGFSSPQIIPVYKKYNKHVYYVSISNADRSPELDYISTIYHGIDLNKFTFNPHPQGDYLLYYGRIHHDKGTREAIEIAKAVNKRLLIAGIIQDVDYFNQQVKPHLKEGQIDYIGVVGPDKRDQLLGNAIVLLHPINFREPFGLSVIESMACGTPVVAFNKGSMPELITDGENGYLVETIEEAIERVKHIDKINRLSCRGTVEARFSKERMAAEYIEVYKKILGLSS
- a CDS encoding response regulator, which codes for MEILIVEDELIAANSLAMDLKKLGFGVAGIVNTGKKAIAWVEKSPPDLILMDIMLRGKMDGIATAEAIYSRRQIPIIYLTAYTDHNTLTRAQSLPVYGYLVKPHRLEELKTTICMALAKFQLDKQIYEQLCKQKEANQIKGDAIVTAFHELRSHLTYILGYIEVIRDYSEKLSSEQKQKYFKIVISAVNEITDLLNKLLLVSRAEEGKIPLSPTSFELVSHLEKLIAYHQNKTARHRLILSTNKPICKVFLDQQMFDNIVHNLLSNAIKYSPKGGEIRVNVRASEAKNQVLLEVKDEGIGIPKKQLEKIFCPFVRGENVGDIKGHGLGLFIVKKSVDLLQGRIEVESEGNKGTTFRLFLPCQLPVTSATPSS